From a single Methylacidiphilum kamchatkense Kam1 genomic region:
- a CDS encoding phosphotransferase: MIFSPFVSNLKNKRLPKDYEDWEKNFPELFFLEAKQPKVEIYLQSIQFLYPQESIVSLTTESARRIDKIVRVETSHRTFLLKQSRPWIDCCPSSRAPMGRILKEAEFYSLCSKDSILRSYVPSLLYVDKTNYLLILSELGKKDYSAIYEKEPFSIDELTSLLDFLSYLHSTFYQKKMIVKFENQAMRKYHWRNLFVSPMKQKKSLSDYKKNESINRLKRKFLADWKFYSAMKQAAYHYLDQGPTLIHGNFLPFSWIRTGTGVGISDFESMICGRPEIDLGLLLSHLLLAGLVEHFFYALSYYRLPESFELTLAFKIAGAEIFRRCIGPDALGCLTPQTKENLLSTSYMLLTEEKEVLFQSIRKMLNRQLTF; encoded by the coding sequence ATGATTTTCTCTCCGTTTGTTTCCAACCTAAAAAACAAAAGGCTTCCCAAGGATTACGAAGATTGGGAAAAAAATTTTCCAGAACTGTTCTTTTTAGAAGCAAAGCAACCGAAAGTTGAAATCTATTTACAATCGATCCAATTTTTATACCCTCAAGAATCGATTGTATCCTTAACAACAGAATCGGCCCGTAGAATAGATAAAATTGTCAGAGTAGAAACCTCACATAGGACATTCCTTTTAAAACAATCCAGGCCATGGATTGATTGTTGTCCGTCCAGTCGAGCGCCTATGGGACGAATTCTCAAAGAAGCAGAGTTTTATTCGCTTTGCTCCAAAGATTCCATACTGAGAAGCTATGTACCCTCTCTGCTTTATGTAGACAAAACAAACTATTTGCTCATCTTATCCGAGCTCGGGAAAAAGGATTACTCAGCAATCTATGAAAAAGAGCCCTTCTCTATCGACGAACTAACTTCTCTCCTCGATTTTCTATCTTATCTGCACTCCACCTTTTACCAAAAGAAAATGATTGTGAAGTTCGAGAATCAAGCGATGCGTAAGTATCACTGGAGGAATCTTTTTGTCAGCCCCATGAAACAAAAAAAATCGCTTTCGGATTACAAAAAAAATGAGAGCATCAATCGGCTGAAACGAAAGTTTCTTGCAGACTGGAAATTTTACTCTGCGATGAAACAGGCTGCGTATCACTACTTAGACCAAGGTCCAACACTGATTCATGGAAATTTTTTACCATTTAGCTGGATCCGAACAGGAACCGGTGTTGGGATATCCGATTTTGAATCGATGATTTGCGGAAGACCAGAAATCGACCTGGGCCTACTTTTATCCCACCTTCTTCTAGCTGGATTAGTGGAGCATTTTTTTTATGCTTTAAGCTATTACAGGTTGCCGGAGAGCTTTGAGCTAACTTTGGCATTTAAAATCGCTGGAGCTGAAATCTTTCGAAGATGCATAGGACCTGACGCTTTGGGATGCCTTACACCGCAAACAAAAGAAAACCTACTTTCTACAAGCTATATGTTACTAACCGAAGAAAAAGAGGTGCTTTTTCAATCGATTCGGAAGATGCTTAACCGGCAATTGACTTTTTAG
- the sixA gene encoding phosphohistidine phosphatase SixA: MNLYLIRHATAEPKADTDAQRNLVPEGKEEAKIVGKGFKKLGIKPDVIFSSPLNRALQTAKMIAQTLKFENEVVIIPELENGHSASELLEVIKKYDSQSSLLLVGHMPSLAEFLSDFIGASRPQAFPFDKGGVAAIRSEQLRLGVWELRFMLRQSQLRKF, encoded by the coding sequence ATGAATCTTTATTTGATTCGTCATGCAACAGCCGAACCAAAAGCGGATACGGATGCTCAGAGAAATTTGGTTCCTGAAGGTAAAGAAGAAGCAAAGATTGTGGGAAAAGGATTTAAGAAGCTTGGGATAAAACCTGATGTAATTTTCAGTAGCCCTTTAAACCGAGCCTTGCAAACGGCAAAGATGATAGCCCAGACATTGAAATTTGAGAACGAAGTGGTGATTATTCCTGAACTGGAGAATGGGCATTCGGCCTCTGAACTACTGGAAGTGATTAAAAAGTACGATAGCCAATCCTCTCTTTTACTTGTTGGTCATATGCCAAGTCTTGCTGAGTTTCTATCCGATTTTATTGGTGCCAGTAGACCTCAGGCCTTTCCGTTTGATAAAGGAGGAGTCGCTGCCATTCGATCTGAACAGCTTCGGCTAGGTGTCTGGGAATTGAGATTCATGTTGCGTCAGAGTCAACTACGTAAATTTTAA
- a CDS encoding CCDC90 family protein, which produces MASTFDTLKLSKRLEEAGLTQKQAEIISEALVEGFLEENKKTASFNAEQRLEMQLSLRIDKLESKIENLDKRLSQYFGLLMGSIVLLGIILKIHL; this is translated from the coding sequence ATGGCCTCTACATTTGATACCCTAAAACTCAGTAAGCGGCTAGAAGAAGCTGGTTTGACTCAAAAACAAGCTGAGATTATCTCTGAAGCGCTTGTTGAAGGATTTCTTGAAGAAAATAAAAAAACCGCCTCTTTTAACGCAGAACAGCGGCTGGAAATGCAACTGAGTCTTCGGATAGACAAACTAGAATCAAAAATTGAAAACCTGGATAAACGCCTCTCTCAATATTTTGGATTACTCATGGGGAGCATCGTTCTTTTAGGCATCATTTTAAAAATCCATCTCTGA
- a CDS encoding heavy metal translocating P-type ATPase, with the protein MSPETYRKTVGQKRTFIEKGTELIALGSLLSIIAYVVLRYLLKLEPFVATLPLFFSYSIGGIPLLIELGWKLFCLEFGSDLLAGISIISSFLLGEYLAGAIVILMLSGGQLLERLAIYHASAVLRALAQRMPTVAHQKLNASVKDIGLKEVIEGIELIIYPHEICPADGVVIEGKTVMDESYLTGEPFMISKTVGSTVLSGAINGNAAIRIRVLRKPEDSRYAKIMEVIRKTEEAKPRIRRLAEQIGAFYTPLAIFIATAAGMVASSPLRFLSVMVIATPCPLLLAIPVAILGSISLCARRSIVVKDSQALELISKCQTAIFDKTGTLTYGLPKLVEESYASFFEPRFVFELVASLERYSKHPLAAAVLQKATEKKIEFRELSEVHEPSGKGLYGQFGKMSVRITTRSKLPSNIKGLEQMPRESEGLECVVLIDEVYAATFRFRDAPREESKPFIAHLSAKHGFKKVLIVSGDRESEVRYLAKQVGVSTLYAQCSPEQKLEIVRKETNQAKTLFVGDGINDAPAMMVATVGIAVGLNSEPTTEAAKVVIMENTLMKVDEFLHIGRRMRMIALQSAIGGMMLSCMGMGIAAIGGLTPVEGAIFQEIIDVFSLLNALRTVFPPKTIRDF; encoded by the coding sequence ATGAGTCCAGAAACATACAGAAAAACGGTGGGGCAAAAAAGGACATTCATAGAGAAAGGGACTGAGCTCATCGCTCTTGGCTCTTTGCTTTCTATTATTGCGTATGTGGTGCTCCGTTATTTATTGAAGCTAGAGCCATTTGTTGCCACTCTGCCTCTTTTTTTTAGCTACAGTATCGGTGGTATCCCTCTTCTCATTGAGTTGGGATGGAAATTGTTTTGCCTTGAGTTTGGTTCTGATCTTCTGGCTGGAATTTCGATCATTAGCTCTTTCCTTCTTGGAGAATATTTGGCAGGGGCAATAGTAATTTTGATGCTGAGCGGTGGACAGCTATTAGAAAGATTAGCTATCTATCATGCTTCTGCCGTGTTGAGAGCGCTTGCCCAAAGAATGCCCACGGTAGCTCATCAAAAACTGAATGCTTCTGTCAAAGATATCGGTTTGAAAGAGGTGATCGAGGGAATCGAGCTTATCATTTATCCACACGAAATCTGCCCAGCCGATGGGGTCGTTATCGAAGGCAAAACGGTCATGGACGAAAGTTATTTGACTGGAGAACCTTTCATGATTTCAAAGACAGTTGGTTCCACGGTTCTTTCTGGAGCTATTAATGGGAATGCGGCTATTCGCATCCGAGTTCTTAGAAAACCGGAAGACTCTCGCTATGCAAAAATAATGGAGGTCATTAGAAAAACCGAAGAAGCTAAGCCTAGAATAAGAAGGCTTGCTGAACAGATAGGGGCTTTTTATACTCCTTTGGCCATTTTTATAGCTACTGCAGCGGGTATGGTTGCTAGTAGTCCACTTCGATTCCTCTCAGTTATGGTCATTGCTACTCCTTGTCCCCTGCTTTTGGCGATTCCTGTAGCGATCCTTGGGTCCATTTCACTTTGTGCGCGTCGATCGATTGTAGTGAAAGACAGTCAAGCTCTTGAACTCATCAGCAAATGCCAGACAGCCATTTTCGATAAAACTGGTACATTGACTTATGGACTGCCTAAGCTTGTGGAAGAATCTTATGCTAGCTTTTTTGAACCCCGGTTTGTCTTTGAGTTAGTTGCAAGTCTAGAACGATACTCAAAGCACCCGCTGGCAGCGGCTGTTTTGCAAAAGGCTACAGAAAAGAAAATCGAGTTCAGGGAGCTCTCTGAAGTGCATGAACCTTCAGGAAAAGGTCTTTACGGACAGTTTGGAAAAATGAGTGTTAGGATTACAACTAGGTCCAAGTTGCCCTCTAATATCAAGGGGCTAGAACAGATGCCTAGAGAAAGTGAAGGGTTGGAATGCGTAGTGTTGATCGATGAGGTGTATGCGGCTACTTTTCGTTTTCGAGATGCTCCAAGAGAAGAAAGTAAACCATTTATCGCTCATTTATCGGCTAAACATGGATTTAAAAAAGTTCTTATTGTTTCTGGTGACCGAGAATCTGAAGTCCGTTATCTTGCTAAACAGGTGGGTGTATCCACCCTATATGCTCAATGTAGCCCTGAGCAAAAACTTGAAATTGTTAGAAAAGAGACTAACCAAGCAAAAACCTTGTTTGTAGGCGATGGCATAAATGACGCTCCAGCCATGATGGTGGCAACCGTTGGGATTGCTGTGGGATTAAATAGTGAGCCGACAACAGAGGCGGCTAAGGTTGTTATCATGGAAAATACGTTGATGAAGGTCGATGAGTTTCTTCATATCGGCAGAAGAATGAGGATGATTGCCCTGCAGAGTGCTATTGGTGGAATGATGCTAAGCTGCATGGGCATGGGCATTGCGGCTATAGGAGGATTGACCCCAGTAGAAGGAGCCATTTTTCAAGAAATCATTGATGTATTCTCATTGCTTAATGCGCTTAGAACCGTTTTTCCACCCAAAACTATCAGAGATTTTTAA